A region of the Desulfurellaceae bacterium genome:
CCGGAGCGTTTCCCACATCGCATTCCCGGGAGCGTCTTTCCTGGCATTCTCGCGATAGCTCTGAACAAGCAGTGCAATCGCCTCTTTGATCATCTCCCTCGCCTCTTCTATATTCTCTCC
Encoded here:
- a CDS encoding type II toxin-antitoxin system HicB family antitoxin, whose protein sequence is MQREYTVVYQTIEDGWIMATVPELPGAVTQGENIEEAREMIKEAIALLVQSYRENARKDAPGNAMWETLRVEIPAA